The following DNA comes from Trichoplusia ni isolate ovarian cell line Hi5 unplaced genomic scaffold, tn1 tig00002198, whole genome shotgun sequence.
GAACGACATAatgataatttacttttaaaacttttagaaGTGAGGCAGGTACTGCTACTTGTAGCAGGAGCACATGATTTCTTTGGGGGAGCACATGGATGACTACTTTTAGGAGTTGGGCATGACACTGCTTTCTTTGGAGCACAGGAGGATCCTTTACTTTTAGGAGGGGGACAACCTTTTTTCTTTGGTGGAGGACATGATCCTGATCCTGAACCACTTCCATCAGGACATCTTGGTTTGACTTTATTAGCGGAACTTCCTTTAGGAGGACATCCCTTTTTAGGATCATGAGTAGGACATCTCGGTGGGGCACAACTAAGTGTCTGATATAGCCCACCGTCTCCTACACCACCTCGAGATGGACATTCATATCCTTCCTCAAAACCTTCAAACCAGGGTGGACAAAAACAACCCCCTCCTCCATCTCCTTGAGATGGGCAACTCTCCGTGGGCGGACAGTAATATCCTCTATGAGGTGTTCCCAATGGCGGACATGAGCTACCTCTTCTTTTATATCCTCGTGATGGACATCTTATAGAGGCAGGATCAAATGATAATTCATAGAAATTTTGATTTGTAAGATCCTGCTTTGCGGAAAGTCCGAGTAGGGTagggtattttttttccaatatttcTAGAGATTGATcggtttccaaaaaatatttttttgggtctAGAAGAAATTGTGTCAGATATGAAACATCGAATTTAGCCTCTGTGGTTATAAAACTAGTGTTACCCTTGACGCCgcacttctttttttctttcgggGCGCAAGGATCTTTTCTACGTGGAG
Coding sequences within:
- the LOC113507484 gene encoding basic salivary proline-rich protein 2-like — protein: VHFGGMQAPARPIQGYYDTPKPQCPPLDPKPCKPSDKKSPASDPSNCPVHPMARTVTCKPSKKDPCSTPRRKDPCAPKEKKKCGVKGNTSFITTEAKFDVSYLTQFLLDPKKYFLETDQSLEILEKKYPTLLGLSAKQDLTNQNFYELSFDPASIRCPSRGYKRRGSSCPPLGTPHRGYYCPPTESCPSQGDGGGGCFCPPWFEGFEEGYECPSRGGVGDGGLYQTLSCAPPRCPTHDPKKGCPPKGSSANKVKPRCPDGSGSGSGSCPPPKKKGCPPPKSKGSSCAPKKAVSCPTPKSSHPCAPPKKSCAPATSSSTCLTSKSFKSKLSLCRSPKKAASCSPPKSQKSGCGPPKNVVKCSPSKDPCGPSNKPPACPSSKKKDPCGGKGSKGGGKGKGFVCPPPKKVPDCPPKGKGKRRSGKGFVCPPPKKIPDCPPKSKGGKGSKGSVCPPPKKVEGCPPPKASGCGPSKTEKKPPACKPRKC